In Chryseobacterium oranimense, a single window of DNA contains:
- a CDS encoding class I SAM-dependent methyltransferase has product MSEITRVLKTFIGYLKRPDLYPELGRKIIKNTVNRGNAFKGKEKTNSWAAGRAISQEEAVLKLFGFETNAFRTDYADILRTAEQKEKACPVKMGGPGALELIYYACEFASAKHVVETGVAYGWSSLVSLLSLAKRDGTLYSSDMPYLAQDGDQYVGYVVPENLKNNWKLFRFADKESLPKIFAENSVFDVLHYDSDKSYNGRIWAYDELYKHLKKGGVFISDDIGDNSAYQDFCEKHGIETTVVEYEGKYIGVFVK; this is encoded by the coding sequence GTGAGCGAAATAACAAGAGTTCTCAAAACGTTTATCGGGTATCTGAAAAGACCTGATCTTTACCCGGAACTGGGTCGTAAAATCATTAAAAACACCGTCAACAGAGGCAATGCTTTCAAAGGCAAAGAAAAAACAAATTCCTGGGCTGCAGGAAGAGCAATTTCCCAGGAAGAAGCTGTGTTAAAACTATTCGGTTTTGAAACAAATGCTTTCCGCACGGATTATGCAGATATTTTAAGAACGGCAGAGCAGAAGGAAAAAGCATGTCCTGTAAAAATGGGTGGCCCCGGAGCACTGGAACTGATCTATTATGCCTGCGAATTTGCCAGTGCAAAGCATGTAGTGGAAACAGGAGTTGCCTATGGGTGGTCGTCACTGGTTTCGCTTCTTTCTCTTGCCAAAAGGGACGGAACCCTGTACAGTTCAGACATGCCTTATCTGGCGCAGGATGGAGATCAGTACGTAGGTTACGTAGTGCCGGAAAATCTTAAAAACAACTGGAAATTGTTCCGTTTTGCGGACAAAGAATCATTACCGAAGATATTTGCTGAAAATTCAGTTTTTGATGTTCTTCATTATGACTCTGATAAAAGCTATAACGGAAGAATATGGGCCTATGATGAGCTGTATAAGCATCTGAAAAAAGGAGGCGTATTCATCAGTGATGATATCGGGGATAATTCTGCCTATCAGGATTTCTGTGAAAAACACGGCATAGAAACTACGGTAGTGGAATATGAAGGAAAGTATATCGGCGTTTTTGTCAAATAG
- a CDS encoding acyltransferase: protein MFYSFFEKIYRKQLLSSLKKNPKVFSENIRLGVGNRFVLDKGLEKVSIGKSAEFRNYTCILVAKNASLEIGDRFFMNNFCSINCLEHISIGENTLFGENVKLYDHNHAYETSPEFRLHHSKFTKAPIKIGSNCWLGSNVTVLKGVTIGDNCIIGAGCTVYKDIPANTQVVNKQDLIFNSL from the coding sequence ATGTTCTACAGTTTTTTCGAAAAAATCTACAGAAAACAGCTACTTTCCAGCCTGAAAAAAAATCCAAAAGTATTTTCTGAAAATATCAGATTAGGGGTGGGCAACCGCTTTGTTCTTGACAAAGGTTTAGAAAAAGTAAGCATCGGCAAATCCGCAGAATTTAGAAACTACACCTGTATTCTGGTAGCAAAAAATGCCAGCCTGGAAATAGGAGACCGTTTTTTTATGAATAACTTTTGTTCGATCAATTGCCTGGAGCATATTTCAATTGGTGAAAATACCTTGTTTGGAGAAAATGTCAAATTGTATGATCACAATCACGCCTATGAAACTTCTCCGGAATTCAGGCTTCATCATTCAAAATTTACGAAAGCTCCTATAAAAATAGGCAGTAACTGCTGGCTGGGAAGCAATGTCACAGTACTGAAAGGTGTTACAATTGGTGATAACTGCATTATCGGGGCAGGATGTACTGTATACAAAGACATTCCGGCTAATACGCAGGTAGTTAATAAACAGGATTTAATATTCAATTCCCTTTAA
- a CDS encoding serine acetyltransferase — MSYTTIQKDFYRESGKWLSSWEILKKCINPNLHFIYILRKAQKYNNKPVSGIFWKFVLRHYQIKYGYQIYPETEIGEGFYLGHWGSLVINPKAKIGKNCNIAQGVTIGQQNRGKLQGFPTISDEVWIGANAVIVGGITIGSNVLIAPNSYVNFDVPANSVVVGNPGVIYPTENATEAYINNKI, encoded by the coding sequence ATGAGCTATACAACTATACAGAAAGATTTTTACCGGGAAAGCGGAAAATGGCTCTCTTCATGGGAGATCCTGAAGAAATGCATCAATCCTAACCTGCATTTTATCTATATCCTAAGAAAAGCTCAGAAGTATAACAACAAACCTGTTTCAGGGATATTCTGGAAGTTTGTCCTGAGGCATTACCAGATCAAATATGGTTACCAGATTTATCCTGAAACCGAAATCGGGGAAGGTTTCTATTTGGGGCATTGGGGAAGTTTGGTAATCAATCCTAAAGCTAAAATCGGTAAAAACTGTAATATTGCGCAAGGGGTAACTATCGGTCAGCAAAACCGCGGAAAGCTCCAGGGCTTCCCAACCATTTCCGACGAAGTCTGGATAGGAGCCAATGCCGTTATTGTGGGTGGGATTACTATTGGAAGCAATGTTCTGATTGCACCCAATTCATATGTTAATTTTGATGTTCCTGCCAATTCTGTAGTGGTTGGTAATCCAGGGGTTATTTACCCAACAGAAAATGCTACAGAGGCTTATATCAATAATAAAATATAA
- a CDS encoding glycosyltransferase: MPQKKKVLIRIGSLRHGGAEKVLVNFLKNLPEDKYEIDLLINLYTGMYIKEVPSWVNLHYLLKGEMITTNRPHEIPVKAFRVLYQKMFLWFPGLLYRFVLKNKKYDVEIAAIHGMYRELLSSPQKDSKKIIWIQNDIFNLKEYTPDVIRQLFRFDRILVISNKLKEEMQKSAKSDGEKQAVIKIFNPIDKDDTLNKANTAIDDYPFSGSLPTFITIGTVYPQKGYDRLLDVHKKLIDEGLKHQIIIIGDGFDFENIQAKLNQLGLQDTVKMLGFRSNPYPYLKKADFYIMSSRHEGFPTIIAEALILNKPIVSTDVSGIKDLLQDGKLGIITPNSEDGIYEGMKKILTHQELADHYQKEIAMTDLPFVLQKSVAQLQEIIDEL, from the coding sequence ATGCCACAAAAAAAGAAAGTCCTTATCCGTATAGGCTCTCTCCGACATGGCGGTGCAGAAAAAGTTCTTGTTAACTTTCTCAAAAACCTGCCTGAGGACAAATATGAAATTGATCTGTTGATTAACCTGTACACGGGAATGTATATCAAGGAAGTTCCGTCATGGGTTAACCTGCATTATCTTCTTAAAGGTGAAATGATCACCACCAACAGGCCTCATGAAATTCCGGTGAAAGCATTCAGAGTGCTTTACCAGAAAATGTTCCTGTGGTTTCCGGGTCTTCTTTACCGGTTTGTTCTGAAGAATAAAAAATATGATGTGGAAATAGCGGCTATTCATGGTATGTACAGAGAGCTTCTTTCCAGCCCGCAGAAAGATTCAAAAAAAATCATCTGGATCCAGAATGATATTTTTAACCTGAAGGAATATACGCCGGATGTGATCAGACAGCTTTTCAGATTCGACAGGATTTTGGTTATTTCCAACAAACTGAAAGAGGAAATGCAAAAGTCAGCGAAAAGCGACGGAGAAAAACAGGCCGTTATTAAAATATTTAACCCTATAGATAAGGACGATACTTTAAATAAGGCGAATACGGCTATCGATGATTATCCTTTTTCCGGTAGTCTTCCTACTTTTATAACTATTGGGACTGTTTATCCGCAAAAAGGCTACGACAGGCTTCTGGATGTACATAAAAAGCTGATTGATGAAGGACTGAAGCATCAGATAATCATTATTGGAGACGGCTTTGATTTTGAGAATATCCAGGCAAAGCTGAATCAACTGGGTCTTCAGGATACTGTAAAAATGCTTGGTTTCAGAAGCAATCCTTATCCATATCTTAAAAAAGCTGATTTTTATATTATGTCTTCAAGGCATGAAGGTTTCCCTACCATTATTGCAGAAGCTTTGATCCTGAATAAACCTATTGTTTCCACAGATGTTTCCGGAATTAAAGATCTTCTTCAGGATGGAAAACTAGGCATTATTACCCCAAATTCAGAGGACGGTATCTATGAAGGAATGAAGAAGATCCTTACTCATCAGGAACTTGCAGATCATTACCAAAAAGAAATTGCTATGACTGACCTGCCATTTGTGCTTCAGAAATCTGTTGCCCAGCTTCAGGAAATCATTGATGAATTATAA
- a CDS encoding glycosyltransferase, giving the protein MSAENQKIKVLFRHRSMEMGGVEKVILSILHNLDPEKFDITVCLNMNQGELRNEFPKHIKKIYFTDGKEDFSKNPLIHKLQLVRRSLKLSRALKSHKISDRLLGNKKFDIEIAPTYSAFSSVTQSSNKASKKIGWFHSEINLPALQPLVPDILENFPQFDHMIYCSQKIKDLMHTYYPELKYPEESVVINAIPIEEIKKKAQEKIEDLPEGPVFVSVGRLHNRKGYHKLIDAHKKLIDEGFHHNVIVVGSGEEMKNLTEQIRINNVQDTFILSGNRMNPYPYVKNADYFILPSESEAWPLVIAEALILQKPIIATDTGDVGQMIKDRETGYLINYETDEMYAAMKAFLTDPELIARIRKNLENIEDQFDNQKIFDAVEGILENLHQKNQ; this is encoded by the coding sequence ATGTCAGCAGAAAATCAGAAAATAAAAGTTCTTTTCAGACACCGTTCTATGGAAATGGGTGGGGTAGAAAAAGTAATTCTCAGTATCCTTCACAATCTTGATCCTGAAAAATTTGACATCACCGTTTGCCTGAATATGAATCAGGGTGAGTTGAGAAATGAATTCCCGAAACATATTAAAAAGATATATTTTACCGACGGAAAGGAAGATTTTTCCAAGAATCCGCTGATCCATAAACTACAACTTGTCCGCAGAAGTCTGAAACTTTCCCGCGCGCTGAAAAGTCATAAGATATCTGACCGCCTTTTAGGAAACAAAAAATTTGATATCGAGATTGCGCCTACGTATTCAGCATTTTCTTCCGTTACCCAATCCAGCAACAAAGCTTCCAAGAAAATCGGCTGGTTCCACTCGGAGATTAATCTGCCTGCTTTGCAGCCGCTGGTCCCTGATATTCTTGAAAACTTTCCACAGTTTGATCATATGATTTACTGTTCTCAGAAAATCAAAGACCTGATGCATACCTATTATCCGGAGCTTAAATATCCTGAAGAAAGTGTAGTGATTAACGCTATTCCCATTGAGGAAATCAAGAAAAAAGCACAGGAAAAGATAGAAGACCTGCCTGAAGGACCTGTTTTTGTTTCGGTGGGACGCCTTCACAACAGAAAAGGTTACCACAAACTGATCGATGCTCATAAAAAATTAATTGATGAAGGATTTCACCACAATGTTATCGTGGTGGGAAGCGGTGAGGAAATGAAAAACCTTACGGAACAGATCCGCATCAATAATGTTCAGGATACCTTTATTTTAAGTGGTAACAGGATGAATCCTTATCCTTATGTAAAAAATGCAGATTACTTCATTCTCCCATCCGAATCTGAAGCATGGCCGCTGGTGATTGCCGAAGCCTTAATTCTTCAGAAACCCATTATTGCTACTGATACAGGGGATGTGGGACAGATGATTAAAGACCGGGAAACCGGCTATCTCATCAATTATGAAACAGACGAGATGTATGCCGCCATGAAAGCATTTCTGACTGACCCTGAGCTTATTGCCAGAATAAGGAAGAACCTGGAAAACATTGAAGACCAGTTTGACAATCAGAAAATTTTTGATGCGGTGGAAGGAATCCTTGAAAATCTTCACCAAAAAAATCAGTAA
- a CDS encoding phosphopantetheine-binding protein codes for MKISVFLEKLQEELGEDETLTIETNLEQLESYDSISLLSVIAFVDENFDKKIDTKHFKDVKTVSDLMDVIGRENFED; via the coding sequence ATGAAAATATCCGTTTTTTTAGAGAAATTACAAGAAGAATTAGGAGAAGATGAAACATTAACCATTGAAACCAACCTGGAACAGCTTGAAAGCTATGATTCTATCAGTCTGCTTTCTGTGATCGCATTTGTTGATGAAAATTTCGATAAAAAAATTGACACGAAGCATTTCAAAGATGTAAAAACTGTTTCTGATCTGATGGATGTTATTGGTAGAGAAAACTTTGAAGATTAA
- a CDS encoding 3-oxoacyl-ACP synthase III family protein: MIKVSKIEYYLPEQVLTNEDLEKEFPEWSSDRIQEKIGIRQRHISSGSETVLELAIKSSEKLFENYDRNKVDFILFCTQSPDYFLPTTACILQDRLGLRRNIGATDFNLGCSGFIYGLAFAKGLVAAGIAKSILLITSETYTKHINPKDKANRSIFGDASASVIVEKDENAGDYQFCLGTDGSGAENLIVKKGAFKTDFELNPENEFHPENLYMNGPEIFNFTIENIPGLVKETLETNGLTMEDIDHFVFHQANSFMLNYLRKKIKIPAEKFYVDMENTGNTVSATIPIALKNMMEKGILKEGERVLMAGFGVGYSWGATVLEV; encoded by the coding sequence ATGATAAAAGTTTCCAAAATAGAATATTATTTACCTGAGCAGGTTCTTACCAATGAGGACCTTGAAAAAGAATTTCCTGAATGGAGCTCCGACAGGATTCAGGAAAAAATAGGGATCAGGCAGCGACATATTTCTTCAGGCAGCGAGACCGTACTGGAACTTGCCATAAAGTCCTCCGAAAAACTCTTTGAAAATTACGACAGGAATAAAGTAGATTTTATTCTTTTCTGCACCCAAAGCCCGGATTATTTTCTTCCCACTACTGCCTGTATTCTTCAGGACAGGCTTGGTCTCAGAAGAAATATCGGAGCCACGGATTTTAATCTTGGCTGCTCCGGATTCATTTATGGACTGGCTTTTGCTAAAGGATTAGTAGCAGCCGGTATTGCAAAAAGTATTTTACTGATCACATCAGAAACTTATACAAAGCATATCAATCCGAAAGATAAAGCCAACCGAAGCATATTCGGGGACGCATCCGCATCGGTAATTGTAGAAAAGGATGAAAATGCCGGAGATTATCAATTCTGTCTGGGAACAGACGGAAGCGGTGCCGAAAATCTTATTGTAAAGAAAGGAGCCTTCAAAACAGATTTTGAGCTCAACCCGGAAAATGAGTTTCATCCGGAAAATCTTTATATGAACGGGCCGGAGATTTTTAATTTCACCATTGAAAATATTCCGGGACTGGTAAAAGAAACTTTGGAAACAAACGGGCTGACTATGGAAGATATTGATCATTTTGTCTTTCATCAGGCCAATTCTTTTATGCTGAATTATTTAAGGAAAAAGATCAAAATACCGGCAGAAAAGTTTTATGTTGACATGGAAAACACAGGGAATACAGTATCAGCCACCATTCCTATCGCTTTGAAAAATATGATGGAGAAAGGAATACTGAAAGAAGGAGAGAGGGTATTAATGGCTGGTTTCGGAGTAGGATATTCCTGGGGAGCAACCGTGCTGGAAGTTTAA
- a CDS encoding DapH/DapD/GlmU-related protein has translation MMLLFRIILKVRSLYEDMVKNAAIKVAIHQGMKVGDNLYVQGIPNFGSECFLIEMGDNVTIAEGVSFINHGGDGRVTKRIEKYKNGRTFGRIKIGNNTFIGKGTILLPGVSIGSNCIVGSLSVVSSSIPDNSVYAGAPAKFICTIDQYGEKLLANNTVYPLELEADRSALEKYLINNLPHHYKPVKK, from the coding sequence ATGATGCTCCTATTCAGAATCATCTTGAAAGTCCGTTCCCTATATGAGGACATGGTGAAAAATGCTGCTATAAAAGTAGCAATACATCAGGGTATGAAAGTTGGTGACAATCTGTATGTTCAAGGTATTCCAAACTTTGGCTCGGAATGTTTTCTTATAGAAATGGGTGATAATGTAACCATTGCAGAAGGGGTCTCTTTCATTAATCACGGCGGAGACGGGCGGGTAACCAAAAGAATTGAAAAATATAAAAACGGAAGAACTTTCGGAAGAATCAAAATCGGTAACAATACTTTTATTGGAAAAGGAACTATTCTTTTACCCGGTGTTTCTATCGGAAGCAACTGTATTGTAGGTTCATTAAGTGTTGTCAGCAGTTCTATTCCTGATAATTCGGTGTATGCAGGTGCTCCTGCAAAATTTATCTGCACCATTGATCAGTATGGCGAAAAATTACTGGCAAACAACACCGTTTACCCCTTAGAGTTAGAAGCTGACCGATCTGCCTTAGAAAAATACCTCATCAACAATCTCCCTCATCATTATAAACCTGTAAAAAAATAA
- a CDS encoding glycosyltransferase family A protein: protein MKFSILIAHYNNAVLFKDCYSSLLAQTYKNWEAVILDDASSEEEKEQIKAIIAGDDRFKFFENEKNSGVGVTKSKLIELASGDICGFVDPDDAILPEAVEKAVKVFTQKKNVVLAYSRFMSCDKDLKPIAPFKSAMQVQNGDPYFFNYPIQIAHFVTFRKGTYEQTEKMNPDLKISEDQDLYLKLYEKGDVCFINDTNYLYRTHQGGISQNNNKSKSYEYFSQVVFNAMKRRNIKSINGVKIPETYPGQQEIFKLLEYQNSVPYRIKRKISITLQKLFR from the coding sequence ATGAAATTTTCCATACTTATCGCCCACTACAATAATGCTGTGCTTTTTAAAGACTGCTACAGTTCCTTACTCGCACAAACTTATAAAAACTGGGAGGCCGTGATTCTGGATGATGCTTCGTCTGAAGAAGAGAAAGAGCAGATCAAAGCTATCATCGCAGGAGATGACCGGTTTAAATTTTTTGAAAATGAAAAAAACTCCGGTGTTGGCGTTACCAAAAGTAAACTCATTGAGCTTGCTTCCGGAGACATCTGTGGTTTTGTAGACCCTGATGATGCTATTCTTCCCGAAGCCGTTGAAAAAGCCGTGAAAGTGTTTACACAGAAAAAAAATGTTGTGCTGGCCTATTCCAGGTTTATGAGCTGTGATAAGGATCTGAAACCTATTGCTCCTTTCAAATCTGCTATGCAGGTTCAGAACGGGGATCCGTATTTCTTTAACTATCCTATTCAGATCGCTCATTTTGTAACGTTCAGAAAAGGCACTTATGAACAGACTGAAAAAATGAATCCTGACCTTAAAATTTCAGAAGATCAGGACCTTTATTTAAAATTATATGAAAAAGGTGACGTTTGCTTCATCAACGACACCAATTATCTTTACAGAACACATCAGGGAGGTATCTCCCAAAACAATAATAAATCGAAGTCTTACGAATATTTCTCTCAGGTAGTTTTTAACGCTATGAAGAGAAGAAACATCAAAAGCATTAATGGAGTGAAGATTCCTGAAACTTACCCCGGACAACAGGAAATTTTCAAGCTTCTTGAATATCAGAACTCGGTTCCGTATAGGATAAAAAGAAAAATCTCCATTACTTTACAAAAACTTTTCAGGTAA